CTCGATCTTCACTCTGGGCGCTTCGGCCTCAACCCGCGCTGACACCTCTGCGATGACTTTGGTCAGCGTCGGCATGGCGATGCGGAACACCCGGTCGCTTTGGGCCGGGTCAAACAGGGTGCGCGGCGCGATCACGCGACGGATGCTGCGCAGGATGGGGCGGACATCCTCTATGAGAACCTCAGCGAACGGGCTTGGGTGCATTTTGCCGCCGACCCGGACGAGCACGGGATCGTCGAGTTGCTCCCTCAGCCTCGCAAGTGAGTGGCTGACCGCCGATTGTGTGCGCCCGATCTTGTCGGCCGTCACCGTAACGCTGCGGGTCTCCATCAGGGCCTCGAATACGACCAGCAAATTCAGGTCAATGCGGTGTAAATCAATTTCATTCATGATCTATTAAATCGTTTCGTTCGACTTTTGCACGGCAAATGGTTCATCTTACCCTCAATAGACGCAGATCAAGCAAGGTTGATTGATACTATTCATAGAGGAGGCGAAACGCAATGGCACTTGAAATCATCGGCGCAGGGTTCGGTCGAACCGGGACCTATTCACTGAAGGCGGCGCTGGAGCATCTGGGCTTCGGCCCGTGCCACCACATGTCCGAGGTGGTCAGTGACCCCGGACAGATCGAAGCCTGGCACAACGTGACGGAGGGGCGCCCCGACTTTGACGCGATCTTCTCGGGCTTTCGATCGGCTGTGGATTTCCCGGTTTCGGCCTACTGGCAAGACGTACTTGCGGCCACGCCGAACGCGAAGATCATCCTTTCGCACCGGGAGGCCGAGGATTGGTATGGCAGCTTTTCCCAGACCATCCTGCCGCTGATCCTCGACAAGGAGGCGTGGCCGCAAAACGCGGTTCCATGGTTTCAGATGATCGAGAAGGTCATCATCGGTAAGGCCTTGCGCGGCCATACCGACAGGGACGGCATTCTGAAGGCTTACCGTGCCAACGAAGCGGCGGTGCGGAGCCTGGAGGCGCAGGGCAAAGCCCTGGTGTTCAGTGTCCGCGATGGATGGGAACCGCTCTGCCGCTTTCTTGGCGTTGATGTGCCGGATGCGCCTTTCCCCAAGACCAATGCGCGGGCTGATTTCTTCTCGTCCGTCAAATCCGGAACGCAAGAGGCCGCTGTCTAGGCCACCCTACTCAATTCATCGGCAACCGGACGTTCGGCATGGGCTGGGCACACCCCCGGCTTGCCAACAACCAGAAGGAACCAAACCATGACCAATATTGATGAAGTTCGCCGCGCCTCGGCCGCGTTCTACGCGGCACTCAACAAAATGGCACAGGGCGATGATGCCGCAATGCAGGACGCATGGACCAAGGGTGACGGGGTCACCGCGCAGCATCCCATCGGCGGGCGCGACATGGGTTCTGATACCGTCCTGGCCTCGTTCAGCAAGGTCGCCGAAATTGCCGGCGGCGGTGACATCCGGCTGATGGATCAGTCGATCAACGCCGGCTCGGACATGGCCGTTGAAACCGGTATGGAAGTCGGAACTTTGACCCTTGCCGGCCATGAAGCCAGGATCGAACAGCGTGTGACAAATGTCTATCAGCGCCAGGGTGGAGTGTGGAAACTGGCGCACCATCACACGGATTTGTCGCCCGCCATGCTGGAGATTCTTGAACGGCTGACCCAAGCTGCCTAGCCGCAAGGTTAAAGCCGACGACCACCCGGTCGACAATCGCGGTCCACCTGACCACCCTCATCAACATCCGCCAACAGGTCGACAAAAAACGGGCGCCCGGTTGGGGCGCCCGTTTGAATTTCAGACTGCGTGAAAGCGCGGTTTAGGCCAGCGCGATGTTGATCGCAGCTTCGCGGCCATCACGGCCCGGCTCGATGTCGAAAGTAACTTTCTGATCATCGGCGAGCCCGGTCAGGCCCGAACGCTCGACTGCGGAAATGTGCACGAACACATCCTTGCCGCCGCCTTCAGGGGCGATGAAGCCGTAGCCTTTGGTGGTGTTGAACCATTTGACGGTGCCATTAGCCATCGTCGTTTACTCCTTTGTTTGTCTGCCCGCGAAATGCGGCAGGTCGGCGTAGTCAGTGCAAGATCGAGAGACTGGCCGGTAAGGGAGCAGTAGATCGATAGTGGTAACGTCGCGCGATGGATATGAGGTGGAGTTGCCAAAAAATCAAGAAAAACTTTCGTATCAGGTGCAAACCGGCGGCACGGCGCTCAGGCGCTGGTTAGGATTCGCGGGGCGGCACCCAGAGCATCGGCGAGGGATTGAAAGCGGATCTCGGCCACCTCACCGAAAAGCGGGGTGGCCTCGGGCGAAAGTGTGAGTTCGAGCACCTTTTTCTTGGGATAGAGCCTGAGTTTTCCGGGGCGCGCGTCCTTTTCGAGCCAGAGCATCGCGCCGAACCGCATGGCTTTGCCGATCACCTCTGCAACCTGTTGATCCGATTGAGAAACAAGATCGAACAGTGGCTCGAACCGGGTGCCTTTGCGGGAGTTGGAATAACGGTGCAGCAATGCCAGACCAAGAAAGACACGCTCAGAATGCTTGAGTCCGCCAAGATTGGCGCGGGTGGCATTATCAAAGCACATTTCGGCGCGGTAATCGGGGTGGGCGCGCCAGGTGACATCGTGCAGCAAGCAGGCGGCCTTGATCAGGCGTTTACGCTCATTTGAGGCATTTTTGAACAGCGGCAAGATAAAGTTATAAAGCGTGTGGCCGAAGCCGGGCAGGCGGGCGTCCTTTGATTCCGCAAAATAGCAGGCTTCAATCAGCGGGTCGCGGTCACGCAGCTTTTGCGGCATTTGTTCATAAAGCATCCCTTCGCGGATACCGTAGGACGATACCGCGATGTCACGCGGTGAAAAGGTTTTCACCACCTCCTTGAGCACTTCTGCCGCGATCGGCACCAGCGCCATGCGGATGGCCGAGACACCGCAGCGCGCGCGCAGCTCGGACGGATCGCTTGCCGCGATATGCTTGGCGGTGGCGGAGACCGCTTTGCGCGTCATCCGGTATTCGTGCAGCACATGCAGCGGGTAGCCGCGCCGGTCCATGTCGATCCGGGCAATTGCGCGCCATGAGCCGCCGACGAGAAACAGCCGGTTATGTTGTTCGCCCATCGTTTCACGCAATTGGCTAACAATTTCCTTGATATGCGCTTTGCGGGCTTTGCGGCCGCCTTTGATGCCCTTGAGCCGCAACGGGCCAAGTTGCGAAGTGACGCGGCGGCCGACCTCACCATGGTTTATCTCGGCGAGTTCCATAGAGGCGCCGCCGATATCGCAGACCAGACCATAGGAGCCGGGCCAGCCGAGCAGCACGCCTTGGGCCGACAGGCGGGCCTCTTCGCGCCCGTCGATTATGTGCAGTTTGAGGCCGGTTTCTTCTTCCACCAAGTCCCTGAATTCAGGGCCATCTTCGGCGTCACGCACCGCTGCGGTGGCAACTGCGGTCAACGGGCCGGTGCGCATCCCGATGGCGAGCCTTTGAAACCTGCGGATTGCTGCGAGGGCGCGAACCCGGCCTTGCGGGCTGAGTTTGCCGGTTTGGGTCAGGCCTTCGCCCAGGGCGCACATGATCTTTTCATTGAAAAAATAGGCCGGAGAGCGCGCAGCACCGTCGAAGACCACCAGCCGAACCGAGTTCGACCCGACATCCACAACCCCGACACGGCTGAGCGCGCGGGCGGAAGGGTCATTGAAGAGCGGGCGGACGAAATGGCCCCACTCGTTTGAAATGGTTTGGTTTTCGCCGTCCATATGCTCCACCGGGGTGCCGGGTTTGGGCCTGTTATCGCAAGTGCAGTGGCGGCGGTCAATGTCTGCGCCGGGGCGCGGGGATGTTAAGGCAGCGCGGCGCTGGGGTAACGGGTGACAGGGCCGGGTTGGCTTTGTCTGCGCCCCGGCTGGCGGGCTGGCTGCGATGCGTCTGGCAAGACGGCGTGGTTTGCAAGGGCGCGCTGTGGCTAAACGGGCGTGCGGTGGGTGGTGGAGTGGTATCTTGAAAAACGCAGGCACGGGCGCTGTGCGCGCGGCGGACAGATGCTCTTTGCGCGTCGCTCGTGCCTTCGCGGTTGGCATGTGCTGCGCGGGTCAGTAGCGTTCGCGCAGGCAATCAGAGGATGGGCAGATGGCAATCGAAACCGGGGCACTTTGGGCGGAGACCTTCACCGGCGAGGCTGTGGTGCCGGTGCGGGTGGTCTCGGGGAGCGGCAATTGGGCGGTGCTGAGCGATGGGCGGCGGATGTTCGAGGCGCTTTCGGGGCATAGCTGTCTTAACCTTGGGCATGGACATCCGGATTTGCTGGCGGCGATGGCGAGCTCGGCGGGGCGGCTTTCTTATTGCTCACCCGAGCATCCAAGCGACCCGGCGATGGCGCTGGCGGCGCGGCTGGATGGGGTGCTGGGGGGCGGTTACAAGCTGCGCTATGCATTGAGCGGGGCGTCGGCCAACGAGATCGCGATTGAAGTTGTGCGGCGGCGTTGGTCCGCGCGGGGGCAGCCCGAGAAGCGGGTGATATTGTCGCTGGTGCCGTCCTATCATGGCAATCTGGGGGAGGCGCAGTTTGCCACCGGCTATGCGGCGTTTCGGGTGGATGGGGGCGAACGGGCGGATTTTGTCCATATTCCGGGGCCGATGGATGAGAGCGGCCATTTGCGCAGCGGCGAGGAGATTACCGAATGGCTGGAGGCGTTGGTGGATCGGCTGGGGGCGGGGGTGCTGGCCGGGTTGATCGCGGAGCCGGTGAATTTTGCCGGCGGCGTGATTGTGCCCGAGCCGGGGTATTTCGTGGCGTTGGCGCGGTTTTGCGCCCGTCATGAGGTGAGTTTTATCGTCGATGAGATCATCACCGGATTTGGCCGCACCGGCGATTGGTTCGGGTTTGAGGCGCTGTTGGCGGGCACCGGGCTGCGGCCCGATCTGGTGTGCATGGGCAAGGGGTTGACGGCCGGGTATTTTCCGCTGGCCGCGGTGGCGGTGGACGCTGATATTCATGCAGAACTGGCAGCAGCCGATGTGACGCTGAAGAAGGTGATCACCATGGCGGGGCATCCGGTGGGCTGTGATGTGGCGCTGGCGCAGATTGGGATTGTGGAGCGGGACGGGTTGCGGGCGCAGGTGGTCGAGAACGCGGCGCGGATCAGGGCGGTGTTGCGTGGGCTGGAAGAATTGGCGTGGGTGCGTGACGTGCGCGGACGTGGGCACATGTGGGGGATCGAATTTCAGGCGGCTGGGGGCCGGGGCCGGGCGGATATTGCGAGCGCGGTTGAGCGGCATTGTCTGGACCGCGGGTTGTTGGTGGGCGCGGCGGACGGCATGCTTCGGATCAACCCGCCGCTGAGCATGAGTGACGCAGAGCGCGAGGAGATGCTGACGGGATTATGCGCGGCTGTGACGGCGGCATGATGAGGTGGCGGCGTTTTCCGGCGCGGAAAACGGTCAAAAATCCGGCGCGGATTTTTG
This is a stretch of genomic DNA from Aquicoccus sp. G2-2. It encodes these proteins:
- a CDS encoding sulfotransferase, translating into MALEIIGAGFGRTGTYSLKAALEHLGFGPCHHMSEVVSDPGQIEAWHNVTEGRPDFDAIFSGFRSAVDFPVSAYWQDVLAATPNAKIILSHREAEDWYGSFSQTILPLILDKEAWPQNAVPWFQMIEKVIIGKALRGHTDRDGILKAYRANEAAVRSLEAQGKALVFSVRDGWEPLCRFLGVDVPDAPFPKTNARADFFSSVKSGTQEAAV
- a CDS encoding nuclear transport factor 2 family protein; translation: MTNIDEVRRASAAFYAALNKMAQGDDAAMQDAWTKGDGVTAQHPIGGRDMGSDTVLASFSKVAEIAGGGDIRLMDQSINAGSDMAVETGMEVGTLTLAGHEARIEQRVTNVYQRQGGVWKLAHHHTDLSPAMLEILERLTQAA
- a CDS encoding cold-shock protein, with the translated sequence MANGTVKWFNTTKGYGFIAPEGGGKDVFVHISAVERSGLTGLADDQKVTFDIEPGRDGREAAINIALA
- a CDS encoding Ppx/GppA family phosphatase is translated as MDGENQTISNEWGHFVRPLFNDPSARALSRVGVVDVGSNSVRLVVFDGAARSPAYFFNEKIMCALGEGLTQTGKLSPQGRVRALAAIRRFQRLAIGMRTGPLTAVATAAVRDAEDGPEFRDLVEEETGLKLHIIDGREEARLSAQGVLLGWPGSYGLVCDIGGASMELAEINHGEVGRRVTSQLGPLRLKGIKGGRKARKAHIKEIVSQLRETMGEQHNRLFLVGGSWRAIARIDMDRRGYPLHVLHEYRMTRKAVSATAKHIAASDPSELRARCGVSAIRMALVPIAAEVLKEVVKTFSPRDIAVSSYGIREGMLYEQMPQKLRDRDPLIEACYFAESKDARLPGFGHTLYNFILPLFKNASNERKRLIKAACLLHDVTWRAHPDYRAEMCFDNATRANLGGLKHSERVFLGLALLHRYSNSRKGTRFEPLFDLVSQSDQQVAEVIGKAMRFGAMLWLEKDARPGKLRLYPKKKVLELTLSPEATPLFGEVAEIRFQSLADALGAAPRILTSA
- a CDS encoding aminotransferase class III-fold pyridoxal phosphate-dependent enzyme, with the translated sequence MAIETGALWAETFTGEAVVPVRVVSGSGNWAVLSDGRRMFEALSGHSCLNLGHGHPDLLAAMASSAGRLSYCSPEHPSDPAMALAARLDGVLGGGYKLRYALSGASANEIAIEVVRRRWSARGQPEKRVILSLVPSYHGNLGEAQFATGYAAFRVDGGERADFVHIPGPMDESGHLRSGEEITEWLEALVDRLGAGVLAGLIAEPVNFAGGVIVPEPGYFVALARFCARHEVSFIVDEIITGFGRTGDWFGFEALLAGTGLRPDLVCMGKGLTAGYFPLAAVAVDADIHAELAAADVTLKKVITMAGHPVGCDVALAQIGIVERDGLRAQVVENAARIRAVLRGLEELAWVRDVRGRGHMWGIEFQAAGGRGRADIASAVERHCLDRGLLVGAADGMLRINPPLSMSDAEREEMLTGLCAAVTAA